Proteins from a single region of Belliella baltica DSM 15883:
- the mobC gene encoding conjugal transfer protein MobC, with product MQLKLSPGIGTFLYILTISLGYIALLMAGVWMSRLLRTNLMEDVFNNENESFQQETKLMENEYSVNLPTKFYYKNKWNNGWINIVNPFRATIVLGTPGSGKSYAIVNNYIKQQIEKGFSMYIYDFKFDDLSTIAYNHLLKHGDKYKVQPKFYVINFDDPRKSHRCNPLNPDFMTDISDAYEAAYTIMLNLNRSWIQKQGDFFVESPIILLAAIIWYLKIYDNGKYCTFPHAIELLNKKYSDVFTILTSYPDLENYLSPFMDAWQSGAQDQLQGQIASAKIPLSRMISPQLYWVMTGDDFSLDINNPKEPKILCVGNNPDRQNIYSAALGLYNSRIVKLINKKGQLKSSVIIDELPTIYFRGLDNLIATARSNKVAVCLGFQDFSQLIRDYGDKEAKVIQNTVGNIFSGQVVGETAKSLSERFGKVLQKRQSISINRNDTSTSISTQLDSLIPASKISTLTQGMFVGSVSDNFDERIEQKIFHAEIVVDNEKVAAETKVYQKIPEILSFIDEQGEDKMKQEIESNYRQIKKDIVLIIATELERIKNDPDLQHLVQQE from the coding sequence TTGCAGCTAAAGCTATCTCCGGGAATAGGTACATTCCTGTATATCCTTACTATTTCGTTAGGTTATATCGCCTTGCTGATGGCAGGTGTATGGATGAGCCGATTGCTCCGTACTAACCTTATGGAAGATGTTTTCAATAACGAAAACGAAAGTTTTCAGCAGGAAACCAAATTGATGGAAAATGAATATTCTGTCAATCTTCCCACAAAATTTTATTACAAAAACAAATGGAATAACGGCTGGATAAACATCGTCAATCCTTTTCGGGCAACCATTGTTTTAGGAACGCCAGGTTCCGGAAAATCGTATGCTATCGTAAACAACTATATCAAGCAACAGATTGAGAAAGGGTTCTCAATGTACATCTACGATTTCAAGTTTGACGACCTTTCTACTATTGCTTATAACCATCTTTTGAAACACGGCGATAAGTACAAAGTTCAACCCAAATTTTACGTCATCAACTTTGACGACCCGAGAAAGAGCCACCGATGTAATCCACTCAATCCAGATTTTATGACGGACATCTCTGACGCTTACGAAGCAGCATATACCATAATGCTGAACCTCAACCGAAGCTGGATACAAAAGCAGGGCGATTTCTTTGTGGAAAGTCCAATTATTTTGTTAGCAGCAATTATCTGGTATCTCAAAATCTATGATAATGGGAAATACTGCACCTTTCCACACGCCATTGAATTACTGAACAAGAAGTATTCGGATGTATTCACTATCCTTACTTCATATCCTGATCTAGAAAATTATCTTTCGCCGTTTATGGATGCGTGGCAAAGTGGTGCACAAGACCAATTACAGGGGCAGATTGCATCAGCAAAAATTCCTTTATCAAGAATGATTTCGCCACAATTGTATTGGGTAATGACTGGCGATGATTTTTCACTGGACATCAACAATCCCAAAGAACCGAAAATCCTTTGTGTTGGAAACAATCCCGACCGTCAAAATATTTATTCGGCAGCTTTGGGATTGTATAATTCAAGGATTGTCAAACTCATTAATAAAAAAGGGCAATTAAAGAGTTCTGTTATTATTGATGAGTTGCCCACTATTTATTTTCGTGGATTAGATAATCTTATTGCAACTGCCCGAAGTAATAAGGTGGCAGTTTGTTTAGGCTTTCAAGATTTTTCGCAATTGATAAGGGATTATGGCGATAAAGAAGCAAAGGTTATCCAAAACACTGTGGGCAATATATTTTCGGGCCAGGTAGTTGGCGAAACTGCAAAGAGCCTTTCGGAAAGGTTCGGGAAAGTATTGCAAAAGCGTCAAAGTATATCAATCAACCGAAATGATACGTCAACTTCCATTTCTACACAATTAGATAGTCTTATTCCAGCTTCCAAAATTTCAACACTAACACAAGGTATGTTTGTGGGGTCTGTATCCGATAACTTTGATGAACGTATCGAACAAAAAATATTTCACGCTGAAATTGTTGTGGACAATGAAAAAGTTGCCGCAGAAACTAAAGTGTATCAAAAAATACCAGAGATTTTATCTTTTATAGATGAGCAGGGCGAAGATAAAATGAAACAAGAAATCGAAAGCAATTATCGCCAGATAAAAAAAGACATCGTTCTAATTATTGCAACGGAATTGGAGCGAATAAAAAATGACCCTGATTTGCAACATTTGGTGCAACAGGAATAA
- a CDS encoding Uma2 family endonuclease, whose translation MDKQDLKNKVEEPSTDYLPTGQAGGNYTYADYLTWQMEEMVELIKGKIFKQAAAPRVNHQRVAGIVFSAFFNFLKGKQCEAFIAPFDVRLPVKSKKHEDINTVVQPDICVICDPAKIDELGCIGAPDLVVEILSPGNNKKELQNKYEVYEESGVKEYWVIHPNECTLVIYTLVESKYSTSRILTMGDIVKSKAIEGFELDLTEVFENLL comes from the coding sequence ATGGACAAGCAGGATTTAAAAAATAAAGTTGAAGAACCATCGACAGATTACCTACCTACCGGTCAGGCAGGTGGCAACTATACTTATGCTGACTACCTGACTTGGCAGATGGAAGAGATGGTTGAGCTGATCAAAGGCAAAATCTTCAAGCAAGCAGCTGCACCGAGAGTTAATCATCAGAGGGTTGCTGGCATAGTATTTTCGGCCTTTTTCAATTTTCTAAAAGGTAAGCAATGTGAAGCATTTATTGCTCCTTTTGATGTTAGGCTACCAGTAAAGTCCAAAAAACATGAAGATATCAACACCGTTGTGCAACCGGATATATGTGTAATCTGTGATCCTGCAAAGATTGATGAACTAGGCTGCATTGGAGCACCGGATTTAGTCGTGGAAATCCTTTCTCCTGGCAATAATAAAAAGGAACTTCAAAACAAGTACGAAGTTTACGAAGAATCAGGAGTGAAAGAATATTGGGTTATCCACCCTAATGAATGCACTTTGGTCATTTATACTTTGGTAGAGAGTAAGTACAGCACTTCCAGGATTTTGACCATGGGTGATATCGTCAAATCTAAAGCAATAGAAGGATTTGAGTTGGATTTGACAGAAGTTTTTGAAAATCTGTTATAG
- the istB gene encoding IS21-like element helper ATPase IstB, translated as MIQETIEKMRKMKLYGMSRSFSHATESGSLSSLTPDELISLLVENEWDDRQNRRMDRSLRGARFRYKATVEELDFRPGRELDKNQLLRLADGAYIHKGENILMTGSTGTGKSYLACALGNQACSKGHKVLYANTTKLLTQLKMAKADGSSIKEMLKLEKLDVLILDDFGIQPLDVQSRMLLMEIIEDRHGKKSTIITSQLPVSAWYEIIGDQTLADAILDRIVHDAHRIELKGESLRRKRNINPEKQ; from the coding sequence ATGATACAAGAAACAATTGAAAAAATGAGAAAAATGAAGCTTTACGGCATGTCACGAAGCTTCAGTCATGCCACAGAATCCGGCTCTCTGTCATCCCTTACACCGGATGAACTGATTAGTCTGCTCGTGGAAAACGAATGGGATGACCGTCAAAACCGCAGGATGGATCGAAGCCTTCGTGGTGCACGTTTCCGATACAAAGCCACTGTCGAGGAACTGGATTTTCGTCCCGGGCGTGAACTGGACAAAAATCAACTATTGAGACTCGCAGACGGAGCATACATCCACAAAGGAGAAAACATTCTGATGACAGGAAGTACAGGCACAGGTAAGAGTTATCTTGCCTGTGCCTTGGGCAATCAGGCTTGTAGCAAGGGACACAAAGTCCTTTATGCGAATACGACTAAGTTGCTTACCCAACTGAAAATGGCTAAGGCTGATGGATCTTCTATCAAAGAGATGCTCAAACTCGAAAAACTTGATGTGTTGATACTCGATGACTTTGGGATACAACCCCTGGATGTTCAGAGCAGAATGTTGCTGATGGAGATTATAGAGGACCGACATGGTAAAAAGTCCACCATCATCACTTCGCAGTTACCGGTCAGTGCATGGTATGAAATAATCGGAGATCAAACTCTTGCAGATGCTATTTTGGACAGAATTGTGCACGATGCTCACCGGATAGAACTAAAGGGAGAATCCCTGAGAAGAAAACGTAATATTAATCCCGAAAAACAATAA
- a CDS encoding IS256 family transposase yields the protein MNKKKTIEDLLNDPKMSDRLKERLYSKKGLLGKESPFSEILQQMVNTMLEGEIESFLLEERASGHVNKRNGRTPKRVVSDAGFLDISTPRDRNGDFEPELVGKRERELSSGLDDQILALYAQGNSVEDVRRLLEEIYGVSISAGRISQITDKVLPEIQEWRTRSLQSFYPIVYLDAIHFKVRQEGKYISSAFYTVYSVDWEGNRDVLGLYINSGGEGAKKWGLVMEDLKSRGVADILVVCTDDLQGFSEQIQEVFPASVVQKCIVHQMRNSLKYVDEADKKALIKDLRQVYTSTTEEGAKTALSAFEATWGKKYKYIVRQWRDNWTELMAFLDFPVGMRKMIYTTNPVEALHRIMRKLIKSKAAWASETALLKQLYLSISRNEKSWKKNARGWTSIQREIMELYPDRVPQKN from the coding sequence ATGAACAAGAAAAAGACAATTGAGGATTTATTAAATGATCCAAAGATGAGTGACCGTCTAAAAGAGCGGTTATACAGCAAGAAGGGCTTGCTGGGCAAAGAGAGCCCCTTTAGTGAGATTTTACAACAAATGGTGAATACCATGCTTGAGGGAGAGATTGAGAGTTTTCTATTAGAAGAGCGGGCCTCTGGCCATGTTAATAAGCGTAATGGCAGGACTCCCAAGCGAGTGGTGAGCGATGCCGGTTTTCTGGATATTTCTACTCCCAGAGACCGTAATGGAGACTTTGAGCCCGAACTGGTAGGCAAACGTGAACGTGAACTGAGCAGCGGCCTTGATGATCAGATACTGGCGCTGTATGCGCAGGGTAATTCAGTGGAAGACGTAAGACGTCTGCTGGAGGAGATTTACGGGGTGAGTATCTCAGCAGGCCGTATCTCCCAGATTACCGATAAGGTGCTCCCTGAGATTCAGGAATGGCGTACAAGAAGCCTTCAAAGCTTTTATCCCATCGTGTACCTGGATGCCATACACTTCAAAGTACGCCAGGAGGGCAAATACATCAGTAGCGCCTTCTATACAGTATATTCGGTGGATTGGGAAGGGAATAGGGACGTATTAGGTCTTTACATCAACTCGGGCGGAGAAGGAGCTAAAAAATGGGGCCTGGTAATGGAAGATCTTAAATCAAGAGGAGTAGCCGATATTTTGGTGGTCTGCACGGATGATCTACAGGGATTTTCCGAACAGATTCAGGAAGTGTTCCCTGCTTCAGTTGTCCAAAAGTGCATTGTTCATCAAATGAGGAATTCGCTGAAATATGTGGATGAAGCTGATAAGAAGGCTTTAATAAAGGACTTACGTCAGGTATACACCTCCACCACTGAAGAAGGTGCGAAAACAGCATTGTCAGCCTTTGAAGCCACATGGGGCAAGAAATATAAGTATATAGTACGGCAATGGCGTGACAACTGGACTGAGCTGATGGCATTCCTGGATTTTCCTGTAGGGATGCGGAAGATGATCTATACAACAAATCCGGTAGAGGCCCTACATCGGATCATGCGAAAACTGATAAAAAGCAAAGCTGCATGGGCATCGGAAACAGCACTGTTAAAGCAGCTCTATTTATCGATCAGTCGGAACGAAAAGTCATGGAAGAAAAATGCAAGGGGATGGACTTCCATCCAGCGTGAAATCATGGAGCTGTACCCGGATAGGGTGCCACAAAAAAACTGA
- a CDS encoding alkaline phosphatase family protein — translation MIRISFVFRWIAGVIFFCCHANAQEKEPYVILISLDGYRYDYTERFQPENLLRFIEKGTSADFMIPSFPTKTFPNHYSIATGMKPENHGLVNNAFYDSWKKMVYNIRERDIVEDGYWYGGTPLWVLAEQNGMKAASYFFVGSEADVQGVRPSYYHNYDAGISNLTRISKVFEWLNLPEEDRPRLITLYFSDMDEVGHAYGPNNDEQLSKRIRKLDHQFGALFEGLESFDLDIQVFIVSDHGMVNVPNQNLLNLDHITEGIAAKVVNNGAMAHLYLENPLDVEEAFIKLSQKEGPFNVVKVKDKQYYKNVSTYEDRLGDILIMPDLGFYLGTTPDIVKYQNRSGLLQTDVFGEHGFSPEYKEMGAIFYAKGSKIKEGKTIKAFQNIHIYPLIAHILGLQVPQDIDGDFEVLEKILKDDY, via the coding sequence ATGATAAGAATTAGCTTTGTTTTTCGATGGATAGCAGGTGTGATTTTTTTCTGTTGCCATGCGAATGCTCAAGAAAAAGAGCCTTATGTGATTCTCATCTCCTTGGATGGATATAGGTATGATTATACTGAGCGATTTCAGCCAGAAAATCTTTTGAGATTTATCGAAAAAGGAACGTCGGCTGATTTTATGATTCCTTCTTTTCCTACTAAGACATTTCCAAACCATTACAGCATTGCGACTGGGATGAAGCCAGAAAATCATGGTTTGGTCAATAATGCTTTTTATGATTCTTGGAAAAAAATGGTTTATAACATCAGAGAAAGAGATATTGTGGAGGATGGCTATTGGTATGGCGGTACACCACTTTGGGTACTTGCCGAGCAAAATGGAATGAAAGCTGCGAGTTATTTTTTTGTAGGTTCTGAGGCAGATGTGCAAGGTGTAAGGCCAAGTTATTATCATAATTATGATGCAGGAATTTCAAATCTAACAAGGATTTCTAAGGTTTTTGAATGGCTTAATCTGCCCGAGGAGGATAGGCCAAGATTGATTACGCTATATTTTTCTGACATGGATGAAGTTGGACATGCTTATGGGCCGAATAATGATGAACAATTATCCAAGAGAATAAGGAAATTGGATCATCAGTTTGGAGCACTATTTGAAGGTTTAGAAAGTTTTGATTTGGATATTCAAGTCTTCATCGTTTCTGATCACGGAATGGTCAATGTGCCCAATCAAAATCTGCTCAATTTGGATCATATTACTGAAGGGATAGCAGCCAAAGTTGTCAATAACGGAGCAATGGCACATCTGTATTTGGAGAATCCACTTGATGTAGAAGAAGCATTCATCAAGCTTTCTCAAAAAGAAGGTCCATTTAACGTAGTTAAAGTGAAGGATAAGCAATATTATAAAAATGTTTCAACTTATGAAGATCGACTTGGGGATATCTTGATTATGCCTGATTTAGGATTTTATCTCGGAACTACTCCTGATATAGTGAAATATCAAAATCGATCTGGACTGTTGCAAACGGATGTTTTTGGCGAACATGGTTTTAGTCCAGAATACAAAGAAATGGGGGCAATCTTCTATGCCAAAGGATCAAAAATTAAAGAGGGAAAAACAATTAAAGCATTTCAAAATATTCATATTTACCCATTGATAGCACATATTTTGGGTTTACAAGTTCCACAGGATATTGATGGAGATTTTGAAGTTTTAGAAAAGATATTGAAAGATGATTATTGA
- a CDS encoding Mu transposase domain-containing protein gives MKNTHICLGEDKHYYSVPHQYMGKKVKVLFNDDQVEIFYKYHPIAKHKRDKRKHKYTTLRDHLAGNQKYVSDWSYEFFVSEGNKISKEVGKFLSSLMESIPHPEQGYRSCSGILHLARKVGSQRITGACKRASEYGVYTYPMIEQILSKNLDAISFSDEQLDESSQMPKHHNIRGNRYFS, from the coding sequence ATGAAAAACACCCACATATGTCTTGGGGAGGATAAACACTACTACAGTGTTCCCCATCAGTATATGGGAAAGAAAGTCAAAGTCCTTTTCAATGATGACCAGGTAGAGATCTTTTACAAGTATCATCCTATAGCCAAACACAAACGCGATAAAAGGAAGCATAAGTACACGACACTAAGGGATCATCTGGCCGGAAACCAGAAGTATGTATCCGATTGGAGTTATGAATTCTTTGTAAGTGAAGGCAATAAGATCAGCAAGGAGGTAGGGAAATTCCTATCCAGCCTGATGGAATCTATTCCCCATCCGGAGCAAGGTTATAGATCCTGCTCCGGAATCCTTCATCTTGCCCGTAAAGTGGGTTCACAGCGGATCACTGGAGCCTGCAAAAGAGCGTCAGAGTATGGTGTTTACACCTATCCTATGATTGAACAGATCCTTTCCAAAAATTTAGACGCAATCAGTTTTTCCGATGAACAGCTGGATGAGTCTTCCCAGATGCCCAAACACCACAACATCCGTGGCAACAGATACTTCAGTTAA
- a CDS encoding group III truncated hemoglobin, translated as MIIEKKAIESRVEVSLLVRSFYSKVRLHDELGPIFNGIVEDWEHHLERLTDFWEMVLLHTGPGAGKFNPVPVHKEVDNHVNQTIEQRHFGNWLELWFETINSNFEGEVADYAKNHARKMAHILFFKILEGRGHQ; from the coding sequence ATGATTATTGAGAAAAAAGCAATAGAAAGTAGGGTGGAGGTTTCTCTTTTGGTAAGGAGTTTTTATTCAAAAGTGAGATTACATGATGAATTGGGGCCGATTTTCAATGGGATTGTTGAGGATTGGGAACATCACTTAGAGAGATTGACTGATTTTTGGGAAATGGTTTTACTCCACACTGGTCCAGGAGCAGGGAAGTTTAATCCCGTTCCCGTTCACAAGGAAGTGGATAACCATGTTAATCAAACAATTGAACAGAGGCATTTTGGGAATTGGCTAGAACTTTGGTTTGAGACAATTAATTCAAATTTTGAAGGGGAGGTTGCTGATTATGCCAAGAATCATGCACGTAAAATGGCTCACATCTTATTTTTCAAAATTTTGGAAGGGAGAGGGCACCAATAG
- a CDS encoding NADPH-dependent F420 reductase, with protein sequence MNLGIIGGTKLASTLGNKYLSTGAKVVFGVRQGFEAKDVEWKILNMYLDKVFGYQEAIEQSDIIMICCDNDNLVNVCEALKKVNLKGKLLIDCTNSAYNKYFYCNTTFIQESIGGEPLIYKAFNNLGLDYPKSDMLGMIKETYYCGEEGDDKLRVKKLIELIGFKAIDAGKIESALLLEAFYHLRREISFTKREQTDYHFKLISV encoded by the coding sequence ATGAATTTAGGAATAATAGGAGGAACAAAATTGGCGAGTACCTTGGGTAATAAATATTTATCTACAGGTGCCAAGGTTGTCTTTGGAGTGCGTCAAGGATTCGAGGCAAAAGATGTAGAGTGGAAAATCCTAAACATGTATTTAGATAAAGTTTTTGGATACCAAGAAGCAATAGAACAATCTGATATCATCATGATTTGTTGTGACAATGACAACTTAGTAAATGTCTGTGAAGCTTTAAAAAAAGTTAATCTTAAAGGAAAGTTATTGATTGATTGTACAAATAGTGCATACAATAAATACTTTTACTGTAATACAACTTTTATCCAAGAGAGTATTGGTGGTGAGCCTTTGATTTATAAAGCTTTCAATAACCTTGGGTTAGACTACCCAAAATCAGATATGTTGGGGATGATTAAAGAAACATATTACTGTGGTGAAGAAGGCGATGATAAGTTACGTGTAAAAAAGTTAATTGAACTTATAGGTTTCAAAGCTATTGACGCTGGAAAAATCGAAAGTGCACTGCTCTTAGAGGCCTTTTATCATTTAAGAAGAGAAATATCCTTTACAAAAAGAGAACAAACTGATTATCATTTTAAATTGATTTCAGTATAA
- the istA gene encoding IS21 family transposase: MANRTLTMNKIKQILRGHFEGHGSKQLSKLTGVSRNTVKSYLKRFQQTGLSFEEVNQLSDEGLAELILGPPAPVQQSDRLEVLLPLLPGIVKKLRIKGMTRQRLWEEYRQKHPDGFQASQFRKHIRQYVGKQGLTMHFEHLAGDKVFIDYAGKKLYVTDPDTGEHFPVEVFVATLGCTQYTYVEATYTQKKPDFIGSCTRMLEFFGGVPRVIVPDNLRSAVTKGSKYSPVLNETFETFAEHYNTTIIPARPRQPREKSLVEGAVRLVYQRIYVALQGKVFLSLESLNEALVPLVSNYNDYALRGEESRREQLRHLSGTVCWHFPNFLIS, translated from the coding sequence ATGGCCAATCGCACTCTTACCATGAACAAGATCAAACAAATTTTACGAGGCCATTTTGAAGGCCATGGCTCCAAGCAGCTCAGCAAATTGACGGGAGTCTCCCGCAATACTGTCAAGTCCTATCTTAAAAGATTTCAACAAACAGGCCTTTCCTTTGAAGAGGTTAATCAGCTTTCCGATGAAGGTTTAGCTGAATTAATATTAGGTCCACCAGCCCCTGTGCAGCAAAGTGACAGGCTGGAAGTATTACTTCCTTTATTGCCTGGGATCGTTAAGAAGTTGCGAATAAAAGGCATGACACGTCAGCGTCTCTGGGAAGAATACCGACAGAAGCATCCTGACGGTTTTCAGGCCAGCCAGTTCCGCAAACATATTCGGCAATACGTGGGTAAGCAGGGGCTAACGATGCATTTTGAGCACCTAGCCGGAGATAAAGTATTCATCGACTATGCGGGTAAAAAGCTCTATGTCACTGATCCCGATACAGGGGAGCATTTTCCTGTAGAGGTATTTGTGGCTACGCTGGGCTGTACTCAATACACTTATGTGGAAGCCACTTACACCCAGAAGAAACCCGACTTCATCGGAAGCTGCACAAGGATGCTGGAGTTCTTCGGCGGGGTTCCAAGGGTAATCGTGCCTGACAACCTCCGGTCTGCAGTTACCAAAGGCAGCAAATACTCTCCAGTCCTGAACGAGACCTTTGAAACCTTTGCTGAGCATTACAACACCACTATCATTCCGGCAAGACCGCGTCAGCCAAGAGAAAAGTCTCTGGTCGAAGGTGCTGTAAGACTGGTATATCAGCGGATTTATGTAGCTCTTCAGGGAAAGGTGTTTTTATCCTTAGAAAGCCTTAATGAAGCACTTGTTCCTTTGGTATCCAACTACAATGACTATGCACTCAGAGGTGAGGAAAGTCGCAGGGAACAGTTGAGACACTTGAGCGGAACAGTCTGCTGGCACTTCCCGAACTTCCTTATCAGCTGA
- a CDS encoding alpha/beta hydrolase yields the protein MQFYKRYLLFIILSIATFSCSFKGINRSKEITYMENGFLENLPEKHLNVFAPKKADGTNPVLIFIHGGSWDSGNKDIYNFFGARLARKGIVPVVIDYPLSPDYQVHDMAKASAQAVKWTNENIQDYGGDSNRIFVSGHSAGGHLASLISVRDEYFDTLGVENPIKGTILIDAAGLDMYWFLKEMNYEPGTKYLQAFTDDPQVWKDTSPVYFLDEKDPPMLIMMGGKTLNSIEKTTERLLKEYKRIETEPKFYLQKNKKHAPMIIQFIYTPNKAYKWIEDFMEGK from the coding sequence ATGCAATTTTACAAGCGTTATTTACTTTTCATAATTCTTTCTATCGCTACTTTTTCCTGCTCTTTCAAAGGAATTAATAGGAGTAAAGAAATCACTTACATGGAAAATGGGTTTTTGGAAAACCTGCCAGAGAAGCATTTGAATGTTTTTGCACCTAAAAAGGCAGATGGGACGAATCCGGTTTTAATTTTCATACATGGAGGAAGCTGGGATTCCGGCAATAAGGACATCTATAATTTCTTTGGGGCAAGATTAGCAAGGAAAGGGATAGTACCTGTGGTCATCGATTATCCCCTTAGTCCAGATTATCAAGTACACGACATGGCCAAAGCATCCGCGCAAGCAGTGAAGTGGACAAACGAAAATATCCAAGATTATGGAGGTGATTCCAATAGGATTTTCGTCTCAGGACATTCTGCTGGAGGACATTTGGCGAGTTTGATTTCAGTGAGAGATGAATATTTTGATACTTTGGGTGTGGAAAATCCAATCAAAGGAACAATCTTAATTGACGCAGCGGGTTTGGATATGTATTGGTTTTTGAAAGAAATGAATTATGAACCAGGGACGAAATACCTCCAAGCTTTCACGGATGATCCCCAAGTGTGGAAAGATACTTCTCCAGTTTACTTTTTGGACGAAAAAGATCCGCCCATGCTGATCATGATGGGAGGGAAAACACTTAACAGCATTGAAAAGACTACTGAAAGGTTATTGAAGGAATACAAAAGGATAGAGACAGAACCCAAATTCTACCTTCAAAAAAACAAGAAACACGCCCCCATGATCATCCAATTTATCTACACTCCAAACAAGGCATATAAATGGATTGAAGATTTTATGGAGGGGAAGTGA